In Papaver somniferum cultivar HN1 chromosome 9, ASM357369v1, whole genome shotgun sequence, the genomic stretch AAGATAAGGCTCGGTGTAGGGCATATTAACAATCCCCAAATGGATCGTGGATGGTGATAAGGTGGTCCTTAGTTTTTTTATCCAACTTGATTAGGTCTCATAATTTGATAATTAAGGTGAACAATGTCAAAGGGTATATGGTCCAAAAACAGGACAACTCCAACAAAACAGTAAGCGTGAAGCCAACCCCTTCCTAAACAGGTAGTCATGTCATAGACTACGTATCAATTATAAATAATTGCAAAAGATGATGTCATTAAGAGCTTAATCAAGGATTACAGCCAAAGTCAGCCTTGTTATCTAGGATCATGTAGGTATTGAGATATTGATTAGCATCGAATGATTACGAAATGTACGTATTTTGTATACGTATATGTATAATCACGTTCCGATACAGAAATATCACTTGGTATTAACTGGTCAAAAATGGAACTCGTTCTCATTTTGGTAAATTTAGAACGTGCACGAAAGTTTAACAATGAAGATCACTATAGCATAACATCTAAAGTCTTAATCTTATCGCATTAATTACTACGTACTAGCACAAATCACTGTGAAGCTAGAGAATCAAAATCATGACTATACCTTTTGATTGAAACAATCTTTAGGCATATGAAAAGTTTTAAGCAACAAACTCTTCTTATAGGAATGATTTCAATTCATTGGTCAGCGGTTTGAAAAATGAAGTAAGTTAGCTCAATGGGCGGCAACTCCACTTTTATATGCCTTtgtgattaattacaagagatcaATGTTCTTACACGTAATTAGGAATTTAGAACGATAAGTATTAAGTTTAGTTGTACATGAGTTTGCTACAAAagctagcatcacatgttatatatcaaaaaaaaaaatgatagaaACACATCACTTGCTCCCAGAAGTCCAAATTCAGTTGGATAAATTCTGTTCAAGAATGATTAGAGTGTCCACATAAAACGTGTATGCTAATGCACCACAAATGATATATGTCCTATCACGACTCCATGTTTATTTATGTGCCTAAAAGATTTTGCAATGAGTTTAGGGGGAAATTGCTGGTTGATGACGTATGTTATGAAAACGAATTGTTCACGCATATGGTGTGCTTGGTTTCCATTTCAAATGCatgtattgaaaacaaaacaaaccaaaaagaaaagaatctGGTGCAACCGAATAAGCAATGATGCAACGCCAAGCATGTCGCTGACAAAGAGGTCTATAATACAAATGAAATTGCAATAAGCTACACGTAACTTGCAGAGTTTATGGCTTACCTAATACACGAATTTTATGATGATTAATGAACTCCGGATATATGGCAGCAGTGTAATGTGCATGGGATTCTGTTTGTTGTGTGGGTGATATGAAAATTCAACATAACACGAGAAATCTGTACAAACTTACGTGCGTAAGAAAACGAGATTCGGGCTAAAACATTTGGGTATATGAGAGAGCCAATCAAGGCTAAACATAGTCGTGGAATTATGGGGTATCCTAGTCAAGATGCGCATCATATCCTTTTACTTTTGGGAAAAAAATGATTTAGTCCAAAAACGCGTTAAAAAGTACAAATTAGTCCATcccgttttttttctttttttttctttttgaaggttAACAAacaaaaaccaacaaaaaaacaaaagctaAGAAGAAGAATCCTCACTAAACAAGTGAGTAATACAAGAAGGAGGAGAGGTTAACCACTGATTAGACAGTTAGTTCTGAACAACATAAGCTGCTAAGGAATGAGCCATGAAATTGACTTCCTTTTTGATAAAGTTAAAATCAACAGACGTAAAATTCCCTAGCTTGTCTTTGATTTTTCCAATAGTGTTCTTAATACGCCAATGGACTGGGAAATTATTGTACTTGAGAGAATTGATCACAGTGAGTGAATCACCTTCAATGATAATGTGCCTCATAGCCTTGTTGATGGCAAGCTCAATTCCCACCAAAGCACCATGAGCTTCAGCTTCTACAGGGGTGCTGAATGCGAAAACTTGTGTCTGACACCCATTAAACTCACAATTGTAGTTCCTTGCCACTGCCGCGCAGGCGAAACCTCTAATTCCAGCAgcaccatcaaaatttattttcatttttgacTGAGTGGGAGGGGACCAAACAGTCTTGGCAGAGTCTAGTAAGTCTTGTTCAGAAGGCAGAGTGGTATCGTCTTGAATGTTGGTATCACGGTGGAACCAGTAATAAGCCTCTTGAAGCATTTTCTGAATATGCACAGTGCCTTTGTTGAAAACTATGTTATTCATGGTCTTCCATATGCTCCAGAACAGACAAATCCCCATTTTTAACTTTGAGTAGTCACCACCTTCTAATAACCAACTCTTGATATAGTGGTGAACTGAGAGATTTAGGCTTCCATCAATTCTGAGAGTCAGGTGAGAAGCAAAAAGAACAGCTTGAGATACAGGGCAGTATAGGAACAAGTGTtccaaagtttcaacaacaccaTTACACATTCTGCACTCTGTATTAATATCTTTGCAGTATGTCATCATCCTGCTACCAACTGCAATACCATTATTAAGAATTCTCCAAGCAAATATTTGAAGATTGGGTGCCAAAACTTTTACCTGCCAGAATTTCTTCCAAGGAATATTTTCAGAATTACCAtaatgagaagaagaaggagcTTTGTCATTTAAAGTTTTGATGAAGGATTTTGTTGTAAAGACCCCATTAGGATGGTGAAGCCAAAGTAATTTATCCTCAGTCCCTTCTTCACTGATGTTAGGTAAGTGGATATCCACTATAGCCTCGACTTTATGCGACTGGAAGCATAGCTGGAGTTTGTTTATATCCCACCTTGGAGGGTTCTGTAGGATAAGTTCACTAACTAAAACAGGCTGCTCTGTTGAAAGAAAATTGGGGATAGGCCTCCTATTATGAAGTTTCGGAACCCAAGGGTCATTCTTGATATGTATCTTCTCTCCATTACCAACTGCCCAACAACACCCTTCCTTCATCTCACTTCTGCAACCTAACATAGCAGACCATGTAGAGGAACATTTTTGGGGTTTCGTCATTTCCCAGAAGTTGTCTTTTTGGAGATATTTAGCCCTCATAAGCTGACACCACAGACAATCATCATTTTATAGGAATTTCCAGACAGTTTTAGCAATCATGGATCTATTTAAGTGTTGCATAGTTCTAATTCCTAACCCACCTACATCTTTTGCTTTTTTCAAATTGTTTCCAGTTGATAAAGTGGGTTTTCCTTATCTCTCTAGCATGGCCCCACCAGAAGTTTCTCATAGTTCTGGTAAGTCTTTCCAGCACCTTCTTAGGTATCAGGGATGTCGCCATATAGTACAGAGGTATGAGCCCAAGGACATGTTTGATCATGATGGTTCTGCCTGCATAGGTTAAGTGAATTCGCTTCCAACCTTCCAGCTTAGTGTCGAATTTATCATTAAGAAAATCATGGGAATCAATTTTGTAGGATGACTTTAGAAGCTGATGGCCAAGATATTTGTCGTTAATCTGCATCTGTTTCACCCCTAGCCTGTTAACAATTTCAGTTCTTCTGTTGGGTCTGAATTCTTTGCTGAAGTGAATTGACGACTTCTGCATGTTTGCACATTGACCTGACCAGGCAGCATATATATCAAGAATACTCTGTAGCGTGTTGATGGTCAGTTCATCAAGGTTCCCAAATAGAATGAGATCATCAGCGAACATTAAATGGGACACTGAAGGAGCATTTCTACAAATCTTGTACCCGTTGTAAAGAGCATTATTCTCCATAGTTCACATGAGCCACGACAGACCTTGAGCGCAAAGAATGTATAGGTACGGAGATAGTGGGCAGCCTTGACGAAGACCTCTTTCACTGGTGAAGTAACCCTCAACTTGGCCATTAATAATAAGCGAAAAAGAGGCAGTCGAAACACAATTCATAATGAGATCATGGGTCTTGCCAATAATACCAAAATCTCTCAAGCAGTGGCTTAAAAATCTCCAACTCACTTTATCATATGCTTTACTGATGTCAATTTTAAGTGCAAAAGCACCTATTATAGAAGAAGAATTTGACATTGTATGAGATATCTCTTTTGCAGCTACAATATTGTCAATAATCATTCTTTCAGGTATGAAGGATGACTGTGCATTATCTACTAGATTATTTAGATGAATTCTCAGTCTTTGTGCAATAATCTTAGTAATAACCTTGTAGATGACATTAGTGAGGGCAATGGGCCTAAAATCAGCAGGTAGAGAGGGGTTTTTCACCTTTGGGATCAAGCAAATATTAGTATGATTAAGTCCTGGGGGAAGCGACGCAGAAGCAAAGCAAGTTTTGATAGTTTGAGCAACTTCTTCTCCAATATGGTCCCAACAGCGTTTAAAGAAAACAGCCGGCATCCCATCAGGCCCCGGAGCTTTGagattcttcattttcttcagcaCATTCCAAATCTCTTCAGTTGTGGGAGTTTGAGCAAGCAGATCATTGTTGGCAGCATCTAGTTTGACTGGAGCTTGGAAATGGATAGTGATGTTTTCTTCGTTAGGGTCTCGCTTGAATATATTAGAGAAGTGATCAACCAGATAAGCCACTACACCATCAGCATTTGTGAGCCAGCTTCCATCAGTTTGTTGATGAGCTGCAATctgatttttccttcttctttgagTTGCAGCAAGATGAAAAATATGCGTATTTTTATCAACATTGGGGATCCAGTTCACTTTACTCCTTTGCTCATAATATTTGTATTGTAATTGATGGAGAGATTCAATCTTATCACACATTTTTTTCTCATCCTATCTGATGTCTCTCAAGTGAGCTTCTTTTTGGATGTTGAGAAGTTCAGCCTTAGCGTGTTCCATGGCCTGGAAGATGTTCCCAAAGGATTTCCTGCTCCACTTGTTTAAAGATTTACCAACTGCATCCAGTTTGCCAACAATATTCACCTGCTGAGTGGACCAAGCATCAATCACCACATCTTTGAATTCTTGATGCTCCATCCAAAATTACTCAATTTTGTTCGAATGCTTTCTCTTACGTTGATTTTCCCTATGAGTATTAACCAGAATTGGGGAATGGTCACTACTAGTTCTAGGTAGATGAAGAACCCCAGTATCCTTGAACATGAGGAGCCAATTTGTAGTGCACATAGCTCTGTCTAGCCTCTCATATATAGGCTCTGATAAGGTAGCTTCATTCGACCAAGTAAAAGCTGGGCCAATATAACCCAAATCAACCAAACTTCTATCTTGGATGAAATCCTTAAAACCATTGTTAGCAGAATTAAACTTTTGACTACCACCATGCTTTTCTGAGCTGGAGCAGATACCATTTAGATCACCCACCATACACCAAGGATTCTGAATCTGAGCAGTGAATAGGGAGAAATTGTGCCAAAATTCATTTCTTTTCTGACTACTAGGAGGGCCATAGACACAGAATACATCCCAATCACTCTCTAATAGGTTATGAATACGACAGTGAATAACATTTGTATTGGAACTGAGAATTTCTAGGTTAACAGAATCATTCCACAGAATAACCAGACCTCCACTTCTACCAATTGCAGGAACAAAATTGTAGTTGTCAAAATCTAATGAAGAAAAAAGCTTGGTTGATTTTACCTCATTCAAGAGAGTTTCAGAAAGAAAAGCAATTTGGGGATTGCAAGCCCTGAGAAACGCTTTAATATTACGGACTGTCGAGATGTTTCCCAGCCCTCGGCAGTTCCAGGAGAAGATTAACATTGAACTTGTGGCTGATTTTGGGAAGCCACCACACCCTTTTGAGAGTTAACTGTTGAATGAGTCTTCTTGATTGGAACATCAATATCCATAGGACAAGCATGCCTTTTAACCCCAATTGAAATCTCTTCATCTTTCTTTTCAGTGCTTCCTTTCGAATTAACCCTTGTTGATCTCTTCCAacacttattcttcttcttcgttgaaTCAGTAGAAGAAACTGAGATAGATGAGAACTCATCTGCCTCACTTGATTTCAAAAATTCTCCTCGCTGAATGAAATTCGAATTAGGTTTGGTATTTGGGTGTGATGAAAGGTAAGGGGTTGAATTAGTCTGCAACTGTGGGTTATCGGGTTTTAACATTAGGCTTCTTGGATTTATTATGAGCTTGGCCTTTGAACCATTTTCAGAAGCTGGTAATATAGCCAACTTCATCGAAGCAAAATTACCTTCAGTATTTATCGTACTTTCACTGTCTGTAATTTTCTTTGATGGCATCTCACAGCTAAGAATTTTCTGATCAACCATTTTACTTGGATCGTGTGACTGCAGCTGGGAGTGGTTGTCAGGCTTTACAGTTGTGTTTGTGTTGGTGGCATACAGTTCTGTAACTGCAGCATTTTTATTTGTCTTATAATTGACATGACTATCATCCTTACCTTGCTCAGGGTACATCACCTGCTTTCCTGTAGATGTCGACACCTTGTCATCTTTAGATAAACTTATGTTTTTTAAGACCGTTGCAGTAGACGTCAAGGGCTGCCTGCACTTTTCAGAGTACCCTAAATTAGCTGTTTCCCCACTGTTGCTTCATTCTTAATGCTGCCAAATTAAGTTGTATCTGACTGGGTGCATCCTTGCTACCGTTGATCATTTTCCCTGATATTAACGGCCCCTGAGCATTGGTGTTAGATTTCTTCACTTGATGAAGATCTTGAGCTGGTCGTATGATTCCTGGATTGTTTTGCTTGAAAAAGGCTCTAATTTCTTCGTTATACCTGGCATATGTCTTGTCATTCATCTTGTAAGCAAACTCCGCCGGACTGAGATTTGGGATCCCTTCTAGCTTTTTTGATAGATGTGGACACTGCTTCATAATATGCCCAAAGTACCCGCAAAAGAAACACAATCTAGTGAGTTTTTCATACCTGAAAGTGATAGTAATCTTCTTTTTCGATTTTAAG encodes the following:
- the LOC113312417 gene encoding uncharacterized protein LOC113312417 yields the protein MENNALYNGYKICRNAPSVSHLMFADDLILFGNLDELTINTLQSILDIYAAWSGQCANMQKSSIHFSKEFRPNRRTEIVNRLGVKQMQINDKYLGHQLLKSSYKIDSHDFLNDKFDTKLEGWKRIHLTYAGRTIMIKHVLGLIPLYYMATSLIPKKLMRAKYLQKDNFWEMTKPQKCSSTWSAMLGCRSEMKEGCCWAVGNGEKIHIKNDPWVPKLHNRRPIPNFLSTEQPVLVSELILQNPPRWDINKLQLCFQSHKVEAIVDIHLPNISEEGTEDKLLWLHHPNGVFTTKSFIKTLNDKAPSSSHYGNSENIPWKKFWQVKVLAPNLQIFAWRILNNGIAVGSRMMTYCKDINTECRMCNGVVETLEHLFLYCPVSQAVLFASHLTLRIDGSLNLSVHHYIKSWLLEGGDYSKLKMGICLFWSIWKTMNNIVFNKGTVHIQKMLQEAYYWFHRDTNIQDDTTLPSEQDLLDSAKTVWSPPTQSKMKINFDGAAGIRGFACAAVARNYNCEFNGCQTQVFAFSTPVEAEAHGALVGIELAINKAMRHIIIEGDSLTVINSLKYNNFPVHWRIKNTIGKIKDKLGNFTSVDFNFIKKEVNFMAHSLAAYVVQN
- the LOC113312418 gene encoding uncharacterized protein LOC113312418; protein product: MASTPQGNPNSEFEDIINRMNNLMEEPHTYSYDDNDDAQETSFDTHKNVLFKFNSGKEDHLNILNEVLSKAWRPTGAVSITDIGSGYYNAKFQFLCDMEAALQGTPWSVKEDLMLLERCKEEFLIEDYDLKYVYFWIHIHGLPLSMMNKEKVSNIIKEIGNPDPLDSELASKWGKYTKGKQVMYPEQGKDDSHVNYKTNKNAAVTELYATNTNTTVKPDNHSQLQSHDPSKMVDQKILSCEMPSKKITDSESTINTEGNFASMKLAILPASENGSKAKLIINPRSLMLKPDNPQLQTNSTPYLSSHPNTKPNSNFIQRGEFLKSSEADEFSSISVSSTDSTKKKNKCWKRSTRVNSKGSTEKKDEEISIGVKRHACPMDIDVPIKKTHSTVNSQKGVVASQNQPQVQYFDNYNFVPAIGRSGGLVILWNDSVNLEILSSNTNVIHCRIHNLLESDWDVFCVYGPPSSQKRNEFWHNFSLFTAQIQNPWCMVGDLNGICSSSEKHGGSQKFNSANNGFKDFIQDRSLVDLGYIGPAFTWSNEATLSEPIYERLDRAMCTTNWLLMFKDTGVLHLPRTSSDHSPILVNIVGKLDAVGKSLNKWSRKSFGNIFQAMEHAKAELLNIQKEAHLRDIR